The Kitasatospora sp. NBC_00374 genome has a segment encoding these proteins:
- a CDS encoding aminoglycoside phosphotransferase family protein, translated as MGDRSMHADEVIVSASMVRGLLRAQFPQWAALPLDRVEAAGTSNAMFRLGEDLVVRLPRTPGAAGDVAKEHHWLPRLAPPLPVAVPVPLGRGAPGEGYPWSWSVYRWLDGENPTTGRVERPDLLAVDLAAFIDALRRTDPADGPPSYRGEPLATRDAGTRAAIGKVHGLVDTEAATAAWDSALRAPAWSGPPTWIHGDLQPGNLLTVGGRLGAVIDFGCLGLGDPAVDLIAAWYVLPADARKVFRAATTDDDSHWARGRGWALSIALNELWYYRETNPTMAGIARHVIDQILTDHAHAG; from the coding sequence ATGGGGGATCGCAGCATGCATGCCGACGAGGTGATCGTCTCCGCGTCGATGGTGCGCGGGCTGCTGCGCGCACAGTTCCCGCAGTGGGCGGCGCTGCCCCTCGACCGGGTCGAGGCCGCCGGTACCTCCAACGCGATGTTCCGGCTCGGCGAGGACCTCGTCGTACGCCTCCCCCGCACCCCGGGGGCCGCCGGCGACGTGGCGAAGGAACACCACTGGCTGCCCCGTCTCGCCCCGCCGCTCCCGGTCGCCGTCCCCGTACCGCTCGGCCGGGGAGCGCCCGGGGAGGGCTACCCCTGGTCCTGGTCCGTCTACCGCTGGCTCGACGGGGAGAACCCGACCACCGGCCGCGTCGAGCGGCCCGACCTGCTCGCCGTGGACCTGGCGGCGTTCATCGACGCGCTGCGCCGGACCGATCCCGCCGACGGCCCCCCGTCCTACCGCGGCGAGCCGCTGGCCACCCGGGACGCCGGCACCCGGGCCGCGATCGGGAAGGTGCACGGGCTCGTCGACACCGAGGCCGCGACGGCCGCGTGGGACTCCGCCCTGCGGGCCCCCGCCTGGTCCGGCCCGCCCACCTGGATCCACGGGGACCTCCAACCCGGCAATCTGCTGACCGTCGGCGGCCGGCTCGGCGCCGTCATCGACTTCGGCTGCCTGGGCCTCGGCGACCCCGCCGTCGACCTGATCGCCGCGTGGTACGTACTGCCCGCCGACGCCCGGAAGGTCTTCCGCGCCGCCACGACGGACGACGACTCACACTGGGCACGGGGACGCGGCTGGGCCCTCTCGATCGCCCTCAACGAGCTCTGGTACTACCGGGAGACCAACCCCACGATGGCCGGCATCGCCCGGCACGTGATCGACCAGATCCTCACCGACCACGCGCACGCGGGGTGA
- a CDS encoding GNAT family N-acetyltransferase, with the protein MPKTVTYLEMTAPAELRPAPALPDLGLLRVDSSSPLVRTTPARIGAPHGWRSTTRTAGEWAAAIEAHPRRQYWLLNHRADVAGVAFLEPQPGGQVEITTFGLLPERVGQGLGGYALTLALRQAWATEPLEAAAVRRVWLHTSSDDHPNALANYHRRGLRTYRVEAEDEADRAIL; encoded by the coding sequence ATGCCGAAGACCGTCACCTACCTGGAGATGACCGCCCCGGCGGAACTCCGCCCCGCACCGGCGCTGCCCGACCTCGGGCTGCTGCGCGTCGACAGCTCCTCACCGCTGGTCCGCACCACCCCGGCCCGGATCGGCGCACCGCACGGCTGGCGCAGCACCACCCGCACGGCGGGCGAGTGGGCCGCGGCCATCGAGGCCCACCCGCGGCGCCAGTACTGGCTCCTCAACCACCGGGCCGACGTGGCCGGCGTCGCCTTCCTGGAACCGCAGCCGGGCGGCCAGGTCGAGATCACCACCTTCGGTCTGCTGCCGGAGCGGGTCGGCCAGGGGCTCGGCGGGTACGCGCTGACGCTCGCCCTGCGCCAGGCCTGGGCGACCGAGCCCCTGGAGGCCGCCGCCGTCCGGCGCGTCTGGCTGCACACCTCCTCGGACGACCACCCCAACGCCCTTGCCAACTACCACAGGCGGGGTCTTCGCACCTACCGCGTCGAGGCCGAGGACGAGGCCGATCGGGCCATCCTCTGA
- a CDS encoding cupin domain-containing protein: MPTAHQWIEALGLEPHVEGGYFRRTFQADHRARVRTPGGERYTLTSIHYLLTRWSPIGHWHLNQSDILHFHHHGDPITYHLLLPDGTSETAVLGQDPTRGQLLTLAVPGGVWKASHLTAGDHGLISEAVAPGFDFADMTLGRIEDLLARFPEHEELIRRYCRPAEPG; the protein is encoded by the coding sequence ATGCCGACAGCGCATCAGTGGATCGAGGCGTTGGGGCTGGAGCCGCATGTCGAGGGCGGGTACTTCCGGCGGACGTTCCAGGCCGACCACCGTGCCCGGGTGCGGACGCCGGGTGGTGAGCGCTACACCCTCACGTCGATCCACTACCTGTTGACCCGCTGGTCGCCGATCGGGCACTGGCACCTCAACCAGTCCGACATCCTGCACTTCCACCACCACGGCGACCCGATCACCTATCACCTGCTCCTTCCGGACGGGACCTCGGAGACCGCCGTGCTCGGCCAGGACCCGACCCGGGGCCAGCTCCTGACGCTCGCCGTCCCCGGCGGCGTCTGGAAGGCCTCCCACCTCACGGCCGGTGACCACGGGCTGATCAGCGAGGCGGTCGCACCCGGGTTCGACTTCGCCGACATGACCCTCGGCCGGATCGAGGACCTCCTGGCGCGCTTCCCGGAGCACGAGGAGCTGATCCGCCGGTACTGCCGCCCGGCCGAACCGGGCTGA
- a CDS encoding MerR family transcriptional regulator, translated as MFTSHDGLCSIGELAEHAGVTVKTVRFYSDRGLLPEASRSAGGHRRYGPDALERLRLIRSLRALDLSVSEVHRILDDEDEAGGSALEAAVAGQLRELGTRLKALRWREAGLRLVQECPAGERADRLRLLGAVAAPPSTAPLARFWRGWLPPRMPARSTAAFLDAAVPQPPDDPTPGQVLAFARLNAFVTRPCTGGEQRRPAVHRTAGARGSAVLYAGLAEAYELAGAQLRRGRVPYAGEALDGFVAAYAGAYGTRDTADFRRLLAGQLAVDPRIDRYWELVAEVLTAPGGPVEPTPGSAHDWLLGALVAQSGAAA; from the coding sequence GCACGCCGGCGTCACCGTCAAGACCGTCCGCTTCTACTCCGACCGCGGCCTGCTGCCGGAGGCCTCCCGCAGCGCCGGCGGCCACCGCCGCTACGGCCCCGACGCGCTCGAACGGCTGCGTCTGATCCGCTCCCTGCGCGCCCTGGACCTGTCGGTGTCCGAGGTGCACCGCATCCTCGACGACGAGGACGAGGCCGGCGGCAGTGCCCTGGAGGCCGCCGTCGCCGGGCAGTTGCGTGAACTCGGGACCCGGCTCAAGGCCCTGCGCTGGCGGGAGGCCGGGCTGCGGCTGGTCCAGGAATGCCCGGCCGGGGAACGGGCCGACCGGCTCCGCCTGCTCGGCGCCGTGGCCGCCCCGCCGAGCACCGCCCCGCTGGCCCGGTTCTGGCGCGGCTGGCTGCCGCCGCGGATGCCCGCCCGGTCGACCGCCGCCTTCCTGGACGCGGCAGTCCCGCAGCCGCCCGACGACCCGACCCCGGGCCAGGTGCTCGCCTTCGCCCGGCTGAACGCCTTCGTGACCCGTCCGTGCACGGGCGGCGAGCAGCGCCGACCCGCCGTGCACAGGACCGCGGGCGCCCGCGGGTCGGCCGTGCTGTACGCGGGTCTGGCCGAGGCGTACGAGCTGGCGGGCGCGCAGCTGCGCCGGGGCCGGGTACCGTACGCCGGCGAGGCGCTGGACGGCTTCGTGGCCGCGTACGCCGGCGCCTACGGCACCCGGGACACCGCGGACTTCCGCCGCCTGCTGGCCGGCCAGCTCGCGGTCGACCCGCGGATCGACCGGTACTGGGAGCTGGTGGCCGAGGTGCTGACCGCACCGGGCGGCCCGGTGGAGCCGACTCCCGGATCCGCCCACGACTGGCTGCTCGGAGCACTCGTCGCGCAGAGCGGGGCGGCTGCCTGA